Proteins encoded together in one Carya illinoinensis cultivar Pawnee chromosome 3, C.illinoinensisPawnee_v1, whole genome shotgun sequence window:
- the LOC122302603 gene encoding DNA (cytosine-5)-methyltransferase DRM2 isoform X2 yields the protein MNGDASGVGGENFDWNTDDELEVNDFSLSSCSSLTPPNGEAVVGCGEARSTAGCSNSKLIDHFIGMGFSKKMVSKAIQENGEENTDSILETLLTYSAIESSPQGQPDIDSDNSSLDSGGSFLDDFSDIDSSSDTEEIMIPESDEDGKLLSLVKMGYTVDEASIAIERCGQNSSLVELTDFICAAQMAKVADAHFPELPLEVKPKLKHSYSDFSKHKKRKLSDYAMWKKKRRNGVQDDDDETIHLPNPMTGFGAPGEPCQTICRTLPEAAVGPPFFYYENVALAPKGVWTTISRFLYDVEPEFVDSKYFCAAARKRGYVHNLPIENRFPLLPLPPRTIHEALPLTRKWWPSWDQRTKLNCIQTCIGSAKLTERIRKALEDYDGEPPLRVQKYVLDECRKWNLVWVGRNKVAPLEPDEVEMLLGFPRNHTRGGGISRTDRYKSLGNSFQVDTVAYHLSVLKDMFPGGINLLSLFSGIGGAEVALHRLGIRLKNVVSVEISEVNRNIVRCWWEQTNQRGNLIDLADVQQLNGDRLEQMMNSFGGFDLVVGGSPCNNLAGSNRHHRDGLEGKESALFYDYFRILDLVKCIMTKAQ from the exons ATG AATGGGGATGCTTCTGGTGTAGGGGGTGAAAATTTTGACTGGAACACTGATGATGAGCTGGAAGTTAATGACTTctctttatcttcttgttcaagTTTGACACCTCCAAATGGAGAAGCTGTTGTGGGCTGTGGTGAG GCACGCTCAACTGCTGGTTGTTCCAACTCCAAGTTGATTGATCATTTCATCGGGATGGGATTCTCTAAAAAGATGGTTTCCAAAGCAATTCAGGAAAATG GGGAGGAAAATACAGATTCAATTCTAGAAACCCTTCTTACATACTCG GCTATCGAAAGCTCTCCTCAAGGACAGCCTGATATCGATTCTGATAATTCCTCTTTGGACAGTGGAGGGAGTTTTCTGGATGACTTTTCAGATATTGATAGTTCTTCTGACACTGAG GAAATCATGATTCCTGAGTCTGATGAGGATGGTAAATTGTTGTCCTTAGTTAAGATGGGGTACACAGTGGATGAGGCTTCAATAGCAATAGAGAGATGTG GTCAGAACTCCtcacttgtggagttgacagaTTTTATCTGTGCTGCTCAAATGGCTAAGGTGGCTGATGCACACTTTCCAGAACTCCCCCTTGAAGTCAAG CCGAAGCTTAAGCATTCATACAGTGATTTTTCTAAgcataagaaaaggaaactttcTGATTATGCGatgtggaaaaagaaaaggcggAACGGTgttcaagatgatgatgatgagactATTCATCTCCCAAATCCAATGACTGGATTTGGTGCACCTGGTGAACCATGTCAAACAATTTGTAGAACACTTCCAGAGGCAGCTGTTGGGCCTCCCTTTTTCTATTATGAGAATGTGGCTCTTGCTCCTAAAGGGGTTTGGACCACCATTTCACGGTTCCTGTATGACGTCGAACCGGAATTTGTTGATTCAAAATACTTCTGTGCTGCTGCTAGGAAAAGGGGCTATGTTCACAATCTTCCAATAGAAAACAGATTTCCCCTTCTTCCGCTTCCACCACGGACCATTCACGAGGCATTACCCTTAACAAGGAAATGGTGGCCTTCATGGGATCAGAGGACAAAGTTGAATTGCATACAAACTTGCATTGGTAGTGCAAAGTTGACAGAGAGGATTCGCAAGGCACTTGAGGATTATGATGGTGAACCACCTCTGAGAGTTCAGAAGTATGTACTTGATGAATGTCGAAAATGGAATCTAGTCTGGGTTGGGAGGAACAAGGTTGCCCCACTTGAGCCTGATGAAGTAGAAATGCTTTTGGGTTTCCCAAGGAACCACACAAGGGGAGGTGGAATAAGTCGAACTGATAGGTATAAATCACTTGGTAACTCATTCCAG GTTGACACAGTAGCATACCATCTATCGGTCTTGAAAGACATGTTCCCAGGTggcatcaatcttctctcccttttctctgGGATTGGTGGTGCAGAAGTAGCCCTGCATCGGCTTGGTATCCGTCTAAAGAATGTTGTGTCAGTTGAGATTTCAGAAGTAAATAGAAATATCGTCAGGTGTTGGTGGGAGCAAACAAACCAGAGAGGGAATTTGATTGACCTTGCAGACGTGCAGCAGTTAAATGGTGACCGGTTGGAGCAGATGATGAACTCATTTGGCGGATTTGATCTTGTAGTTGGTGGCAGCCCTTGTAATAATCTCGCTGGTAGCAACAGGCATCATCGAGATGGACTTGAGGGTAAAGAATCTGCACTCTTCTACGATTACTTTCGTATTCTGGACTTGGTCAAATGTATCATGACAAAAGCACAATGA
- the LOC122302603 gene encoding DNA (cytosine-5)-methyltransferase DRM2 isoform X1, giving the protein MNGDASGVGGENFDWNTDDELEVNDFSLSSCSSLTPPNGEAVVGCGEARSTAGCSNSKLIDHFIGMGFSKKMVSKAIQENGEENTDSILETLLTYSAIESSPQGQPDIDSDNSSLDSGGSFLDDFSDIDSSSDTEEIMIPESDEDGKLLSLVKMGYTVDEASIAIERCGQNSSLVELTDFICAAQMAKVADAHFPELPLEVKPKLKHSYSDFSKHKKRKLSDYAMWKKKRRNGVQDDDDETIHLPNPMTGFGAPGEPCQTICRTLPEAAVGPPFFYYENVALAPKGVWTTISRFLYDVEPEFVDSKYFCAAARKRGYVHNLPIENRFPLLPLPPRTIHEALPLTRKWWPSWDQRTKLNCIQTCIGSAKLTERIRKALEDYDGEPPLRVQKYVLDECRKWNLVWVGRNKVAPLEPDEVEMLLGFPRNHTRGGGISRTDRYKSLGNSFQVDTVAYHLSVLKDMFPGGINLLSLFSGIGGAEVALHRLGIRLKNVVSVEISEVNRNIVRCWWEQTNQRGNLIDLADVQQLNGDRLEQMMNSFGGFDLVVGGSPCNNLAGSNRHHRDGLEGKHMAVEFMWILMVYSIFWMKKDGLYYYDLLDVCCYPPCCYIFEGLEAQLSGVKVCCEEGQYGCKPLSLFCFLG; this is encoded by the exons ATG AATGGGGATGCTTCTGGTGTAGGGGGTGAAAATTTTGACTGGAACACTGATGATGAGCTGGAAGTTAATGACTTctctttatcttcttgttcaagTTTGACACCTCCAAATGGAGAAGCTGTTGTGGGCTGTGGTGAG GCACGCTCAACTGCTGGTTGTTCCAACTCCAAGTTGATTGATCATTTCATCGGGATGGGATTCTCTAAAAAGATGGTTTCCAAAGCAATTCAGGAAAATG GGGAGGAAAATACAGATTCAATTCTAGAAACCCTTCTTACATACTCG GCTATCGAAAGCTCTCCTCAAGGACAGCCTGATATCGATTCTGATAATTCCTCTTTGGACAGTGGAGGGAGTTTTCTGGATGACTTTTCAGATATTGATAGTTCTTCTGACACTGAG GAAATCATGATTCCTGAGTCTGATGAGGATGGTAAATTGTTGTCCTTAGTTAAGATGGGGTACACAGTGGATGAGGCTTCAATAGCAATAGAGAGATGTG GTCAGAACTCCtcacttgtggagttgacagaTTTTATCTGTGCTGCTCAAATGGCTAAGGTGGCTGATGCACACTTTCCAGAACTCCCCCTTGAAGTCAAG CCGAAGCTTAAGCATTCATACAGTGATTTTTCTAAgcataagaaaaggaaactttcTGATTATGCGatgtggaaaaagaaaaggcggAACGGTgttcaagatgatgatgatgagactATTCATCTCCCAAATCCAATGACTGGATTTGGTGCACCTGGTGAACCATGTCAAACAATTTGTAGAACACTTCCAGAGGCAGCTGTTGGGCCTCCCTTTTTCTATTATGAGAATGTGGCTCTTGCTCCTAAAGGGGTTTGGACCACCATTTCACGGTTCCTGTATGACGTCGAACCGGAATTTGTTGATTCAAAATACTTCTGTGCTGCTGCTAGGAAAAGGGGCTATGTTCACAATCTTCCAATAGAAAACAGATTTCCCCTTCTTCCGCTTCCACCACGGACCATTCACGAGGCATTACCCTTAACAAGGAAATGGTGGCCTTCATGGGATCAGAGGACAAAGTTGAATTGCATACAAACTTGCATTGGTAGTGCAAAGTTGACAGAGAGGATTCGCAAGGCACTTGAGGATTATGATGGTGAACCACCTCTGAGAGTTCAGAAGTATGTACTTGATGAATGTCGAAAATGGAATCTAGTCTGGGTTGGGAGGAACAAGGTTGCCCCACTTGAGCCTGATGAAGTAGAAATGCTTTTGGGTTTCCCAAGGAACCACACAAGGGGAGGTGGAATAAGTCGAACTGATAGGTATAAATCACTTGGTAACTCATTCCAG GTTGACACAGTAGCATACCATCTATCGGTCTTGAAAGACATGTTCCCAGGTggcatcaatcttctctcccttttctctgGGATTGGTGGTGCAGAAGTAGCCCTGCATCGGCTTGGTATCCGTCTAAAGAATGTTGTGTCAGTTGAGATTTCAGAAGTAAATAGAAATATCGTCAGGTGTTGGTGGGAGCAAACAAACCAGAGAGGGAATTTGATTGACCTTGCAGACGTGCAGCAGTTAAATGGTGACCGGTTGGAGCAGATGATGAACTCATTTGGCGGATTTGATCTTGTAGTTGGTGGCAGCCCTTGTAATAATCTCGCTGGTAGCAACAGGCATCATCGAGATGGACTTGAGG GAAAACACATGGCCGTGGAGTTCATGTGGATTTTGATGGTATACTCTATATTCTGGATGAAGAAGGATGGCCTTTATTATTATGACCTGCTGGATGTTTGCTGCTATCCTCCATGCTGCTATATCTTTGAGGGTCTGGAGGCACAACTTTCTGGGGTCAAAGTTTGTTGCGAAGAAGGGCAATATGGCTGTAAGCCACTTtctcttttctgttttcttggtTAG
- the LOC122302603 gene encoding DNA (cytosine-5)-methyltransferase DRM2 isoform X3, translating into MGFSKKMVSKAIQENGEENTDSILETLLTYSAIESSPQGQPDIDSDNSSLDSGGSFLDDFSDIDSSSDTEEIMIPESDEDGKLLSLVKMGYTVDEASIAIERCGQNSSLVELTDFICAAQMAKVADAHFPELPLEVKPKLKHSYSDFSKHKKRKLSDYAMWKKKRRNGVQDDDDETIHLPNPMTGFGAPGEPCQTICRTLPEAAVGPPFFYYENVALAPKGVWTTISRFLYDVEPEFVDSKYFCAAARKRGYVHNLPIENRFPLLPLPPRTIHEALPLTRKWWPSWDQRTKLNCIQTCIGSAKLTERIRKALEDYDGEPPLRVQKYVLDECRKWNLVWVGRNKVAPLEPDEVEMLLGFPRNHTRGGGISRTDRYKSLGNSFQVDTVAYHLSVLKDMFPGGINLLSLFSGIGGAEVALHRLGIRLKNVVSVEISEVNRNIVRCWWEQTNQRGNLIDLADVQQLNGDRLEQMMNSFGGFDLVVGGSPCNNLAGSNRHHRDGLEGKHMAVEFMWILMVYSIFWMKKDGLYYYDLLDVCCYPPCCYIFEGLEAQLSGVKVCCEEGQYGCKPLSLFCFLG; encoded by the exons ATGGGATTCTCTAAAAAGATGGTTTCCAAAGCAATTCAGGAAAATG GGGAGGAAAATACAGATTCAATTCTAGAAACCCTTCTTACATACTCG GCTATCGAAAGCTCTCCTCAAGGACAGCCTGATATCGATTCTGATAATTCCTCTTTGGACAGTGGAGGGAGTTTTCTGGATGACTTTTCAGATATTGATAGTTCTTCTGACACTGAG GAAATCATGATTCCTGAGTCTGATGAGGATGGTAAATTGTTGTCCTTAGTTAAGATGGGGTACACAGTGGATGAGGCTTCAATAGCAATAGAGAGATGTG GTCAGAACTCCtcacttgtggagttgacagaTTTTATCTGTGCTGCTCAAATGGCTAAGGTGGCTGATGCACACTTTCCAGAACTCCCCCTTGAAGTCAAG CCGAAGCTTAAGCATTCATACAGTGATTTTTCTAAgcataagaaaaggaaactttcTGATTATGCGatgtggaaaaagaaaaggcggAACGGTgttcaagatgatgatgatgagactATTCATCTCCCAAATCCAATGACTGGATTTGGTGCACCTGGTGAACCATGTCAAACAATTTGTAGAACACTTCCAGAGGCAGCTGTTGGGCCTCCCTTTTTCTATTATGAGAATGTGGCTCTTGCTCCTAAAGGGGTTTGGACCACCATTTCACGGTTCCTGTATGACGTCGAACCGGAATTTGTTGATTCAAAATACTTCTGTGCTGCTGCTAGGAAAAGGGGCTATGTTCACAATCTTCCAATAGAAAACAGATTTCCCCTTCTTCCGCTTCCACCACGGACCATTCACGAGGCATTACCCTTAACAAGGAAATGGTGGCCTTCATGGGATCAGAGGACAAAGTTGAATTGCATACAAACTTGCATTGGTAGTGCAAAGTTGACAGAGAGGATTCGCAAGGCACTTGAGGATTATGATGGTGAACCACCTCTGAGAGTTCAGAAGTATGTACTTGATGAATGTCGAAAATGGAATCTAGTCTGGGTTGGGAGGAACAAGGTTGCCCCACTTGAGCCTGATGAAGTAGAAATGCTTTTGGGTTTCCCAAGGAACCACACAAGGGGAGGTGGAATAAGTCGAACTGATAGGTATAAATCACTTGGTAACTCATTCCAG GTTGACACAGTAGCATACCATCTATCGGTCTTGAAAGACATGTTCCCAGGTggcatcaatcttctctcccttttctctgGGATTGGTGGTGCAGAAGTAGCCCTGCATCGGCTTGGTATCCGTCTAAAGAATGTTGTGTCAGTTGAGATTTCAGAAGTAAATAGAAATATCGTCAGGTGTTGGTGGGAGCAAACAAACCAGAGAGGGAATTTGATTGACCTTGCAGACGTGCAGCAGTTAAATGGTGACCGGTTGGAGCAGATGATGAACTCATTTGGCGGATTTGATCTTGTAGTTGGTGGCAGCCCTTGTAATAATCTCGCTGGTAGCAACAGGCATCATCGAGATGGACTTGAGG GAAAACACATGGCCGTGGAGTTCATGTGGATTTTGATGGTATACTCTATATTCTGGATGAAGAAGGATGGCCTTTATTATTATGACCTGCTGGATGTTTGCTGCTATCCTCCATGCTGCTATATCTTTGAGGGTCTGGAGGCACAACTTTCTGGGGTCAAAGTTTGTTGCGAAGAAGGGCAATATGGCTGTAAGCCACTTtctcttttctgttttcttggtTAG
- the LOC122302603 gene encoding DNA (cytosine-5)-methyltransferase DRM2 isoform X4 yields the protein MCLLCPPNTSGQNSSLVELTDFICAAQMAKVADAHFPELPLEVKPKLKHSYSDFSKHKKRKLSDYAMWKKKRRNGVQDDDDETIHLPNPMTGFGAPGEPCQTICRTLPEAAVGPPFFYYENVALAPKGVWTTISRFLYDVEPEFVDSKYFCAAARKRGYVHNLPIENRFPLLPLPPRTIHEALPLTRKWWPSWDQRTKLNCIQTCIGSAKLTERIRKALEDYDGEPPLRVQKYVLDECRKWNLVWVGRNKVAPLEPDEVEMLLGFPRNHTRGGGISRTDRYKSLGNSFQVDTVAYHLSVLKDMFPGGINLLSLFSGIGGAEVALHRLGIRLKNVVSVEISEVNRNIVRCWWEQTNQRGNLIDLADVQQLNGDRLEQMMNSFGGFDLVVGGSPCNNLAGSNRHHRDGLEGKHMAVEFMWILMVYSIFWMKKDGLYYYDLLDVCCYPPCCYIFEGLEAQLSGVKVCCEEGQYGCKPLSLFCFLG from the exons ATGTG CTTACTATGCCCTCCAAACACTTCAGGTCAGAACTCCtcacttgtggagttgacagaTTTTATCTGTGCTGCTCAAATGGCTAAGGTGGCTGATGCACACTTTCCAGAACTCCCCCTTGAAGTCAAG CCGAAGCTTAAGCATTCATACAGTGATTTTTCTAAgcataagaaaaggaaactttcTGATTATGCGatgtggaaaaagaaaaggcggAACGGTgttcaagatgatgatgatgagactATTCATCTCCCAAATCCAATGACTGGATTTGGTGCACCTGGTGAACCATGTCAAACAATTTGTAGAACACTTCCAGAGGCAGCTGTTGGGCCTCCCTTTTTCTATTATGAGAATGTGGCTCTTGCTCCTAAAGGGGTTTGGACCACCATTTCACGGTTCCTGTATGACGTCGAACCGGAATTTGTTGATTCAAAATACTTCTGTGCTGCTGCTAGGAAAAGGGGCTATGTTCACAATCTTCCAATAGAAAACAGATTTCCCCTTCTTCCGCTTCCACCACGGACCATTCACGAGGCATTACCCTTAACAAGGAAATGGTGGCCTTCATGGGATCAGAGGACAAAGTTGAATTGCATACAAACTTGCATTGGTAGTGCAAAGTTGACAGAGAGGATTCGCAAGGCACTTGAGGATTATGATGGTGAACCACCTCTGAGAGTTCAGAAGTATGTACTTGATGAATGTCGAAAATGGAATCTAGTCTGGGTTGGGAGGAACAAGGTTGCCCCACTTGAGCCTGATGAAGTAGAAATGCTTTTGGGTTTCCCAAGGAACCACACAAGGGGAGGTGGAATAAGTCGAACTGATAGGTATAAATCACTTGGTAACTCATTCCAG GTTGACACAGTAGCATACCATCTATCGGTCTTGAAAGACATGTTCCCAGGTggcatcaatcttctctcccttttctctgGGATTGGTGGTGCAGAAGTAGCCCTGCATCGGCTTGGTATCCGTCTAAAGAATGTTGTGTCAGTTGAGATTTCAGAAGTAAATAGAAATATCGTCAGGTGTTGGTGGGAGCAAACAAACCAGAGAGGGAATTTGATTGACCTTGCAGACGTGCAGCAGTTAAATGGTGACCGGTTGGAGCAGATGATGAACTCATTTGGCGGATTTGATCTTGTAGTTGGTGGCAGCCCTTGTAATAATCTCGCTGGTAGCAACAGGCATCATCGAGATGGACTTGAGG GAAAACACATGGCCGTGGAGTTCATGTGGATTTTGATGGTATACTCTATATTCTGGATGAAGAAGGATGGCCTTTATTATTATGACCTGCTGGATGTTTGCTGCTATCCTCCATGCTGCTATATCTTTGAGGGTCTGGAGGCACAACTTTCTGGGGTCAAAGTTTGTTGCGAAGAAGGGCAATATGGCTGTAAGCCACTTtctcttttctgttttcttggtTAG
- the LOC122302605 gene encoding LOW QUALITY PROTEIN: ATP-dependent RNA helicase-like protein DB10 (The sequence of the model RefSeq protein was modified relative to this genomic sequence to represent the inferred CDS: inserted 1 base in 1 codon), translated as MAAAMTVSSTGPRYAPEDPTLPKPWRGLVDGKTGYLYFWNPETNVTQYERPTGSVPPXISSSVLVQQSSQGQLCGYSPDDNGSYGRGSNGGSKLEVESRMQQNTRGETVHSSNIANGTLGAGPGGSSTRVHGASDIGVGFSAESYRRRHEITVSGDNVPPPFMSFEATGFPSEILREVHNAGFSAPTPIQAQSWPIALQSSDIVAIAKTGSGKTLGYLIPGFIHLKRCRNNPQLGPTVLVLSPTRELATQIQDEAVKFGKSSRILCTCLYGGAPKGPQLRDIERGSDIVVATPGRLNDILEMKRISLHQVSYLVLDEADRMLDMGFEPQIRQIVKEVPHRRQTLMYTATWPKEVRKIAADLLVNPVQVNIGNVDELVANKSITQHVEVLAPMEKHRRLEQILRSQEPGSKIIIFCSTKKMCDQLARNLTRQFGAAAIHGDKSQGERDHVLSQFRNGRSPILVATDVAARGLDVKDIRAVINYDFPTGVEDYVHRIGRTGRAGATGLAFTFFGDQDAKYASDLIKVLEGANQRVPPEIRELASRGGGIGRSRRWGSGSGFGGRDGGRGGRNDSGHIGRSGGRGYEHESHERYDRGYSYGQDRGRSRSPSPNKGSAWGERSKGWNRDRSRSRDRSPVRSFHQAMMERGRSSPPHQQQRVPPYNSGNAREPKGSPQGWGRSSGGGQDDGRFANGPHSSYFGEEEEEGLIPQDEVDK; from the exons ATGGCTGCAGCTATGACTGTCTCTTCCACAGGTCCGCGATATGCACCCGAGGACCCCACGCTTCCCAAACCATGGAGAGGCCTTGTTGATGGTAAAACTGGGTACCTTTACTTTTGGAATCCTGAGACGAATGTCACTCAATATGAGAGGCCTACAGGGTCAGTTCCTC CTATTAGTTCTTCTGTATTAGTTCAACAATCTTCTCAAGGACAGCTTTGTGGCTACAGTCCTGATGACAATGGTAGTTATGGCAGGGGCAGCAATGGTGGGTCAAAGCTCGAGGTTGAGTCAAGGATGCAGCAG AATACAAGAGGTGAAACTGTCCATTCCAGTAATATTGCAAATGGGACACTTGGTGCTGGACCTGGTGGATCTTCTACACGAGTACATGGAGCTTCAGATATAGGAGTTGGTTTTTCTGCAGAGTCTTATCGTCGCCGGCATGAAATAACTGTTTCT GGTGATAATGTGCCTCCACCTTTTATGTCATTTGAAGCTACTGGCTTTCCATCTGAGATTCTTAGAGAG GTACACAATGCTGGGTTCTCTGCCCCAACTCCGATTCAGGCACAATCATGGCCGATTGCTCTTCAAAGTAGTGACATAGTGGCCATTGCTAAAACCGGTTCAGGGAAAACCTTGGGTTACTTGATTCCAGGATTTATTCATCTCAAGCGCTGCCGTAACAACCCTCAATTGGGTCCAACTGTGTTGGTTTTGTCGCCAACTAGGGAGTTGGCAACACAGATACAAGATGAAGCTGTGAAGTTTGGAAAGTCATCAAGAATTTTGTGCACG TGTTTATATGGAGGAGCTCCAAAGGGACCCCAGTTGAGAGATATAGAAAGAGGATCAGATATAGTGGTTGCTACCCCTGGTCGCTTGAATGATATTCTGGAGATGAAGAGAATTAGCCTTCATCAAGTTTCTTACCTCGTGCTTGATGAGGCTGATCGCATGCTCGACATGGGTTTTGAACCTCAGATAAGGCAGATTGTAAAGGAGGTGCCTCATCGCCGCCAAACCCTCATGTATACAGCAACATGGCCAAAGGAGGTTCGGAAAATTGCAGCAGATCTGCTCGTCAATCCTGTTCAGGTTAACATCGGCAATGTGGATGAGCTTGTCGCGAACAAGTCCATCACACAG CATGTTGAAGTATTGGCACCCATGGAGAAACACAGGCGATTGGAGCAGATACTGCGATCTCAAGAACCAGGATCAAAGATAATCATCTTTTGTTCAACCAAGAAGATGTGTGACCAACTTGCCCGCAATCTTACCCGCCAGTTTGGCGCTGCTGCCATTCATGGAGACAAATCTCAGGGTGAGAGGGATCATGTGTTGAGTCAGTTTCGAAATGGTAGGTCTCCAATTCTTGTAGCCACCGATGTTGCTGCTCGAGGACTGGACGTCAAGGACATCAG GGCGGTTATCAACTATGATTTCCCTACAGGAGTAGAGGATTATGTTCATAGGATTGGGAGGACGGGGAGGGCAGGTGCCACAGGTCTGGCTTTTACATTCTTTGGTGACCAGGATGCCAAATATGCTTCAGATCTCATCAAAGTTTTGGAAGGGGCGAATCAGCGAGTCCCCCCAGAAATTCGTGAGCTGGCATCCCGTGGTGGTGGGATAGGTAGGTCAAGACGTTGGGGTTCTGGTTCTGGGTTCGGTGGTCGTGATGGGGGCCGTGGTGGACGTAATGATTCAGGTCATATTGGAAGAAGTGGAGGCCGTGGATATGAGCATGAGTCACATGAGAG GTATGATCGTGGTTACAGCTATGGACAAGATAGAGGTCGCAGTCGCAGCCCCAGCCCTAACAAGGGTTCTGCCTGGGGTGAACGCAGTAAAGGTTGGAACCGTGATCGTAGCCGTAGTCGTGACCGCTCCCCAGTGCGCAGTTTTCACCAGGCAATGATGGAACGAGGGAGGTCATCCCCACCACATCAACAGCAGCGTGTGCCACCTTACAACAGTGGGAATGCAAGGGAACCCAAGGGTTCACCACAGGGGTGGGGCAGATCCTCGGGTGGTGGGCAGGATGATGGAAGATTTGCCAATGGACCTCACTCTTCTTATTttggagaagaagaggaggaaggcTTGATACCTCAGGATGAGGTTGACAAGTAG